From the genome of Geobacter sp. SVR, one region includes:
- a CDS encoding glycosyltransferase family 39 protein yields the protein MKRSLVHFLDGGDACECKLVFTFCLAAMLRVFLFCAAFPVFNPVDELQHFDAVVKYANGSIYQHDNKSSRLELRTAKSLVLYGSPEYLERVPKDALPPFREMVGPQFDPMVNKISSMAAESYANHEMHSPPLYYFVAGKWLELGDMLKMSEGLLPYWVRFLNVPLYGVMVWLAYLFCKSLFTTDRVLRIGVPLVLSAFPNDIFYSINNDVFSPLACLVAFYLLHQVHAHDKSPGYYILTGIGVSFTLLVKLTNMPVFLLCGAFVIILLYRKVASRQPLSAFVPHFTLLCLCSIAPLLLWMAWNYHELGDLTGASEKLRILGWTRKPFWEWFSHPMFTVAGLDNLIGNLRLLGATFWRGELVVWQGVNDSPFLADLLYTISSVLFVAAGIAGLWSSRQEGLSTPFVAKSAILLLLLLFLCFLAILSIQFDFGDCPTPSRENPYFNKGRLILGGLVPFVIFYVDGLRRLLSMINPKANPLYATGALSVLILLISTISSSRVFGSEWNWFRLLH from the coding sequence ATGAAGCGTTCGCTAGTTCATTTTCTGGATGGTGGCGATGCCTGTGAGTGTAAACTTGTCTTCACATTCTGTCTTGCCGCCATGCTCAGGGTTTTTCTTTTTTGCGCTGCATTTCCAGTTTTTAATCCCGTGGATGAACTGCAGCACTTCGATGCGGTTGTCAAGTACGCCAACGGTTCAATTTACCAACATGACAACAAGAGTTCCCGCCTGGAGCTGCGGACTGCCAAGTCGCTGGTGCTTTACGGTTCACCCGAGTATCTGGAGCGAGTCCCGAAAGATGCGCTACCACCTTTCAGGGAAATGGTTGGTCCTCAGTTCGATCCAATGGTAAATAAGATTTCATCGATGGCAGCTGAAAGCTACGCAAACCATGAAATGCATTCACCGCCGCTCTATTATTTTGTTGCAGGGAAGTGGCTTGAGCTCGGCGATATGCTCAAGATGAGCGAAGGCTTACTGCCGTATTGGGTTAGATTTCTGAATGTGCCGTTGTACGGCGTCATGGTATGGCTTGCCTATCTGTTCTGCAAAAGCCTGTTCACCACAGATCGCGTCTTGCGTATTGGCGTTCCCCTAGTACTGTCCGCATTTCCAAACGATATATTTTACTCCATAAACAACGATGTTTTCTCCCCGCTGGCCTGCCTGGTCGCCTTTTACCTATTGCATCAGGTGCATGCTCATGACAAGTCGCCAGGATATTATATTCTGACGGGGATCGGGGTGTCGTTCACTCTGCTTGTCAAGCTGACAAACATGCCAGTGTTCCTGCTATGCGGAGCTTTTGTAATCATTCTGTTATACCGCAAGGTTGCATCCCGCCAGCCCCTCTCGGCATTTGTGCCCCATTTTACGCTACTATGCCTGTGCAGTATTGCGCCGCTCCTCTTATGGATGGCGTGGAATTATCACGAATTGGGCGACCTCACCGGTGCCTCTGAAAAATTACGAATTCTCGGGTGGACGAGAAAACCTTTCTGGGAGTGGTTCTCCCATCCCATGTTCACCGTGGCCGGCTTGGACAACCTGATCGGAAATCTCAGGCTGCTTGGGGCGACCTTCTGGCGGGGTGAACTGGTAGTATGGCAAGGCGTCAATGATTCTCCCTTTCTGGCGGACCTCTTGTATACCATCTCGTCAGTGCTGTTTGTTGCCGCCGGGATTGCCGGTTTGTGGTCCAGCAGGCAAGAGGGGCTTTCAACTCCGTTTGTGGCTAAATCTGCCATTTTATTGCTGCTACTTCTTTTTCTTTGTTTTTTGGCTATCTTGTCGATTCAGTTCGATTTTGGAGATTGCCCCACGCCGTCACGGGAAAATCCCTATTTCAATAAAGGAAGACTTATCCTTGGTGGCCTAGTACCGTTTGTCATTTTTTATGTCGATGGATTGCGCCGCCTGCTCTCCATGATAAACCCGAAGGCAAACCCGTTGTATGCAACGGGTGCTCTCAGCGTACTCATCTTGCTGATCTCAACCATTTCGTCATCCCGGGTGTTCGGAAGTGAATGGAACTGGTTTCGACTGCTACATTGA
- a CDS encoding glycosyltransferase family 2 protein: protein MKLIIQIPCLNEAEILPITLADLPRQLPGFETVEWLVINDGSTDNTVEIARKHGVDHLVSFTNNQGLARAFLAGLDAAVKLGADVIVNTDADNQYVAADIPLLVVPILEGKADVVVGARPIGTIDSFSGIKKLLQKAGSAVVRLVSSTSIPDAPSGFRAMSREAALRFNVFNDYTYTLETIIQAGQKNIAITSVPVRVNGELRPSRLLKGIPSYIRKSCITMARIFVVYKAFRFFMSIGLCCAGVGFLIGCRYLHYLLAGEGRGHVQSLILAAILLGIGFQTMLTAFLADLLAVNRRLMEDVQYRVKKLEISGRDFGS, encoded by the coding sequence ATGAAACTCATAATTCAGATACCCTGTCTCAATGAGGCAGAAATCCTCCCCATAACCCTGGCGGACCTGCCGCGCCAACTTCCGGGTTTCGAGACCGTCGAATGGCTGGTCATCAACGACGGCAGCACGGACAACACGGTGGAAATTGCTCGCAAGCACGGGGTGGATCACTTAGTCAGCTTCACCAATAACCAGGGGCTAGCCAGGGCCTTTCTAGCGGGGCTCGATGCCGCCGTCAAGCTGGGCGCGGACGTGATCGTCAATACTGATGCCGACAACCAATACGTGGCAGCCGACATTCCGCTGCTCGTCGTCCCGATTCTGGAGGGCAAGGCCGACGTGGTGGTGGGAGCCCGCCCCATCGGTACGATAGACTCCTTTTCCGGCATCAAGAAACTGCTCCAGAAGGCGGGCAGCGCCGTTGTGAGACTCGTCAGCAGCACCTCCATCCCGGACGCCCCGAGTGGCTTCCGCGCCATGAGTCGTGAGGCGGCCCTGCGCTTCAACGTGTTCAACGATTATACCTACACCCTGGAAACCATTATCCAGGCCGGGCAGAAGAACATCGCCATCACCTCGGTGCCGGTGCGCGTCAACGGTGAGTTACGCCCCTCCCGGCTGCTGAAAGGCATCCCGTCGTACATACGGAAATCGTGCATCACCATGGCCCGCATCTTCGTCGTCTACAAGGCCTTCCGCTTTTTCATGTCGATCGGGCTCTGTTGCGCCGGGGTCGGATTTCTGATCGGGTGCCGCTACCTGCATTACCTGCTGGCGGGAGAAGGGAGAGGGCACGTCCAGTCACTGATTCTGGCGGCGATTCTTCTGGGTATAGGCTTCCAGACCATGCTGACCGCGTTCCTGGCGGACCTGCTGGCGGTAAACAGACGCCTGATGGAGGATGTGCAGTACCGGGTGAAAAAACTGGAGATCAGTGGGCGTGACTTCGGCTCGTGA